The DNA region taTTAAATCACAACAAAGTTTAAAATgtggttattatttataatttatttatagattctcatgttaatatatttttttttttttgacaattacAAACTTAcaactataaaaaatcatatccACGTTTGATGCCTaactagaaaaaattaattaaacatttatatcgGGTTATGCTAATCTATTCGATGATATAATGTTCAAaggcaattaaataatagaaatgttaTTTACCTTATGGGATTTTATTCTCATTGGTAATTCTTCGCACCGTGCGAATTATAAGTAATACCTACCTATTGATGCAATTATGCATTTAAGGAATCTTATTTAACAGAGAAAGTATTTGATGATcttctttaatattatctaattgTGGATTCCGATAAAAAGCaacgttaaaaaaattacttccaATAATAACCgtgtaaaaacattttctattttttctttgttatcttaatgttcaaaatcaatgagatattttttatatggacAATGTCAGGGTCAAGTTTACCTTTCTAATGGAATTGCAAAAATAATGGGAATCACCAAGACTGCCAGACAATAACTTTTGTACACACAATTTTATCCGGTCAGagaattaatttcttcaaatcCTGGAACTAGccaattaaatgataattattatgatttacttattacattatttctgTTAATCGAATTCTAATATCTGATGTGGTTTGCAAATTATAGTGCCCGttagaaattaatgtttatctaTGCGTCCTTTTCTCCATTAATTTCGctgaattgaatattaaatttattatgcttACTTTTTGTAATCTCTTGCAAGTTACTTTTACCCAGTATcctgatataaattaattaatacaacattTTCTTTATCCAAACCtttattgttttccattttgatattcaacataaataaaatgtgcataaaatttgcaaaatCTGAAATTCAcatgaatatttcaacaaaaacgAACAAAGAGAATGTTAAATAGTACACACAAACTGGTGACTGAATTTTAGATCGGTCCATTGTTTACAAGAAACTAATTATGATCGTATTCCTAATACATAATGTATTAACAAGAACAAAGGAGAGGAATCGACAATAGATGATATGTCGCCCGAATCTGtttgaaaagttaaatattaaatatttatcaaacacaaattaaaaataaaataacaacatAAAAGATATTATCTACTACTTGTACCTCGTCCATAATCCATTTACTGATTTATGAAGATATTTTATGTACTATCGGATGCATAAGTGTCACTTTCCGAAGCGCTTGACCTCGACTGTCACATTCTGTTCCCCTGCATCGTTTAGGTTCAAAAACTGAATCagctacaatatttaaagcgattatttaaataacgaatattaaaataatcttatatataattattttaaaaatgatttaaattagtatttgagctaatgtgatatattttaaaaatatttaaagtattacataccagaaataaaaattagctattttcataacaaaaccAATTATTTACGAAACGTAAAATAGtgcaaattaaaacattttaaatgttatgaaataataatatatgttattaacaaatataataaaaaagatcgagtgattagaaattgttcatgtCTATGAGTTGAAATTTCACGATACACGACAATgacttaaatgttattatatgatatgatatgatattatgtgatattctatttaataataatggcaaattgttaattttatttacttttatgctgttaaataaacagttaacAGTGATGATTCACATCACccagttacttttttaaaactttattttatggacaattttactattaatttctttatgtagattaaaattaaaacaataaaataacaatagttaTTCACAATATAACATACTTTTCGTTGTAATAAGCGACGAAAACAGAATTTGGATCtatgaattcaaaaataccactttggtttgttcaaaaaagatcctcacttttgttttttatttattgtttctttgaacattatttgttattgtatcttataactcattcatcatttgtaatgtaataaatgattttctttaaatgttgtttcaaACAGTTTGAATAGCATCAAGtgtaggaaattaaaaaaaatgtatacattaggttttcatgttatataattttgtaataactagtaaacatatataatatgctagttataataatgtttattcgtTCTATCGTTTTCAGATTTAATCAGTTAAACAtatcttgtacttttttatttatttaaattgtttatgagattctgtacttaatattatacaaatatttagaaatttgagaaaaaataaatgaataaatagaattactaaattatatgaattacgtgatttttaaaattattttatacttatttatacagtattttgacatatttttatcaacaatggattttttaaaaattatttctactactcaattttataatttttttgtgtaagTGTGTATTTTGTAGTCGGAACATTTCTACTGTTTATATTAGCCgcaaagtgtttttttttttgtctttttcagtattaaaattgaatataagaaaatGGCTGCGAATCTccaacattgttgttgattcataatttgaaattgaatatgagtaacatataattcaaaaaattcacGTCGCGTTCCGATTGAATTCTTAAATGTAAATCATCTGAGTCCTCAGAAAGTCGGTTTGCAGAATGGCCAGTGTTTcccaattcattttataatcacaaaattgtatttattttattatatggaacattaaattacaaaaacaatttttaaatttaaaatacttgataacaaatgttatattataatgaaagACCTAAAACATGTAGAGGTTCTCTTCCTTcgctatatataaaattcactttTTCCCTTGTTCTTTAAGAAACGCGTATACGAAGCGTTTCTTCGTttagattaatatttgttgactTCTATTCGCAATAACAATTCACATTGAATCGATAACACATTTGGGAATCTCTCTCATCTTACGATGTCGTGTGGAGTAGGCAGTGCACGGTAATATAGAATGTGACCGTATACAGCCTGACGTCgagtggcagaccacttatgcaTGTGATGGTACTTTAACTTTAatgtgatataaaataatgcaaatatttattcaaggtataaaaacaaaaacagtgTACTTTATTCTGATCAACAGCAAGTGTACTGTACCGAAAACACATAATTTATACTGCGTTCCTTACCTTTGCTACAACTTAATATAGTTTCCCAAAAGTGAGTGTGAGTGAATATTTGATACCTGTGTGTTTTTGGTATGTTATTGTTACGTTACTTGCTtttcacaattattaaaacagtattcaagtaattcattttaaaacgtttgtctttaaaattaaatgtttattcttgatatataatattttatactattttttattagtgttaATGCATTTaagtagtaattaaaattaaattcggcatcaacatttataaatataattagtttatagatataagtatttattaaagcaTAATTATGCTAATCTCGAAAATAAGGAGAATtctatattattagtataaatcCTCTTACTTCACGATTTCGGACTGttcttaattaaactaattaatattaatatattttcttgaaattattcaaaatatagcgttctttcttaaaataaaaaaaatgatccaatgcttttaatacattttaataaatatatgattaataaaatttaaataaaatttgtgttacTGTAGAAAaagagaaacaataaaattaaaaaaaaatatttatgcaagGTCTAGGTGCTAAATTCAAGTGTGAATCGGTCTATGCGTGGTGCGTAGCGGCGAACACTGCAAGCGAAAATGAACCTTGAGGTGGTAATGCAATCCTGTAACCCATAGAACATCATTAAAAAACCcatgcaaaattattttaggtcGCAGTTGAGACGATAAATTTGGTGAACtgcacaataaattttaatttactccgTTCAGAAATGTCGTTTGCGTGTAACCTATATTAAATTCCTATTAATAGACTGCTgtaacaatttgtaataagcaaaattttgatttgatctATTTTACATGTAAAACTGCAGTTACTTATttgcatttatataatttagaattagataaaatgtaattgtaaatttttaaacgatCAACgtttcttcaaaatataaaactgcaGTTACTCtgctattataaataatgagattatagatttaacaaacaaaagaataatttactttctttTTATAGTGtacctttaaataataacatatattatcaAAGTTTCTATTTACCTAAATCATAAAAGTGTATTAACTTTGATAAAAGGTTCATTAGTCCAATTATGATTTGAAATCGTTTAATATTCCTATATATTAGCAAAGTAGCaaagtaaaaatcaattttccagATCCACTGACACCATTATACGCATATTTAACGTCTTGTGTCAATAAGCACACTTAtcatatgaattaaaataatcttggagtaattgtaataaataatagttttttcatTCATGTCCATGTAATTACCTTGTTTGTTCATTATTGACATACGGATCTGCACAACTTTATACGACTTCTTATAATGGGGAAAATCCAAAAAAATCTAACCTTTACCGTcgtctaataaaatttctataatacaATAGTAATCTCGCTGAAGGTTAGTGAGTCCTCTAatgatcataattaaaaaatgcaattacAATTCCTGGAATTAAAAAGAGTTATTATAACATCAAGTTAGTAATTTACACGAACGTGTTAAGATCTTTGATTTCGTTTGAGATAAAAACCatcattatgaattaaatcctTCTATATTTGGAATGTTCAGCAGGAAATGAATCGTTTACAActcaaatacaaattattattacacccAACtacaaaacttaattaaacgggatgacttttatataattaattttttttctgtttcagtataaattaaattgaatatggcATTTATCCAATTTTTGTTGGCGACATTATTTTGCGTCGCCACGTGCGAAATCTACAAAGGTGGTATATTATATCCCAAGGAATCGGAAACTAGGGAAGTTTTGTCTTTGGATGGACTGTGGAATTTCGCTTTGCCTGAAAATTCCAGGCCGTTTGAAGGATTCGAGGACCACTGGTAcaagaaaagtttaaaaagtgtgagttgaataaatttgccggcaaattataaaagattaacGTTGcccaatattatattatattttaacttaattatattaattaagacataaatttgaattttattatattttcagtatatttgttttaaatttattgttgattaAGACATAAATTGTGTaatcaaaacttgattttaaatttattagcatATTGCATATTTCTTTGTAATAAATCTACTAGTTTATGGATATAttccttaaaataataaaaacaatgtgcaattcaagtttaaattgttttctaataatttcagATGACACAAACAATGTTAAGCAACTGTAGTAAACTGGcaaatatgtaaatgaaaattaaacatacaaaATCTAACATGgactatttttgtttatcttcTGATACTCAATTGTTttgaatacattatttataacggCGAGGGTAATATTTAAGTAtcccataaattatattgccaCTACATATATTctgattatgtaaatttaattatagagcTTATGTCAAAAAGTGCAAATTTATTATCCACAAGTCAGCGAccctaaatatttacttaatatcattttgtaaaaaatccaattcacattatacatttatgaTGTCAGTATGTTAATATCGactataaagataattttattgaagaatTTCTATTGTATATCTGATATTGTTTGTTAAcacaaaagtattttttaaataacgtttgttaattaattgatattgtgTCATTCCTGGTCAGATCATTAGAACctgaaattatacatatatatgcaAATTAGTTATTTGGTTAAGATTTATGATTTCAGACCACAAAAACTTGACTCATGTATTTTAACCGTttcatttatcaatttctttataatttagcTAATTGGAAAAGATGTACAATTGATGCCAGTACCTTCGAGCTACAACGATATAACGACGGATGCGAACCTGAGAGACTATGTTGGGCTGGTGTGGTACGACCGAAACTTCTTCGTTCCGCAACACTGGTCGAATATCGGAAGAGTTTGGATAAGATTCGAATCGGTCTCTTATGCTGCCCAAGTGGTAAGTAATTCCGGTCGCATTTTGTTTCAAAGTTAAACGAACCTGACTTTCAGTGGATTAACGGCCAATTAGTCATGAGTCATGAAATTGGACATTTGCCATTCCACACTGAAATAACGAATTATCTTAAGTACGGGAAGGAAAACCGTGTGACTGTGGCCTGCGATAATACTCTGCTCGCAGATACGATTCCGCAAGGAAAAGTCGGTGAATTAGACACgtacgttttaaaatttactataatacCAATGGTTATTAACCAACCAATTTACAGTGGCCGATTAATCCAAACCTACACGTTTGACTTCTTCAATTACGCTGGAATCCATAGGCCAGTTAAACTTTACACCACACCAAAGAGTTATATCGATGACATATCTGTTGAATCTTTCATAAGAGACAATAAAGGTAAGTTAAACATCTCATTAACTTCGTTCCTTTTGTAATTGATTTGTTTAGCATGGTTGGAATACAACGTCACCCTGATAAACGCCCAAAACATGTCGTGCAGAGTAAGCCTGGTTGACAAGACAAACAAGATCGTAGCCACCAATTTGGACAGTGAAACTCAAGGAATATTAAGAGTGGATTCCCCAAATTTGTGGTGGCCTTACCTTATGCATCCTGAACCAGGctatttatataactttcaagtaatgtaattttattttaatactgtacgaaatactcattaaactattctTCAGGTGGAGCTCTACGATGATCATTGCGGACAACTGATAGATAAATACGTCCAGCGAGTAGGTTTAAGAAGTATCAGCTGGACTAATACTTCTTTACTTATTAACAACCATCCGGTGTATTTACACGGTTTCGGTAGGCATGAGGACTCCGACATTCGAGGAAAAGGTTTAGATCTACCGTTGATTATAAGAGATTACAATTTAATCAAATGGGTTGGAGCCAATGCTTACAGAACGTCCCACTATCCTTATGCTGAAGAGATCATGGATCTCGCTGATGAATATGGAATCATGATCATTGACGAATGTTCTGCTGTTAATACAGAGTAAGTATCGATTATTTGGGTACCGaagattttgttaatttgtttgttcaaGGTTCTTCTTGGAAACGCTGCTGGctaaacacaaaatttcgTTATCGGAATTAATCAAAAGAGACAAGAACAGACCTAGTGTAATCATGTGGTCAGTTTCTAACGAACCTAGGACTCAATATGCTCAAGCTAAAGACTATTTTAGGTACCAcagagtttataaaattaataaatcgtttgatagttaattttttttagacaaGTTATAGAACATGTAAAGACTTTGGATAGATCTCGACCAACAACAATTGTAGAGGCGCAAAGTGCAAGTGTGGTACAATCGGTAAGAATTCTGCGATTATCATTACCACTTTTTatcaaatgttaatttttagtcCCAATATGTTGACATTATAAGTTTTAACCGATACAATGGTTGGTATAGTAATGGCGGAAACTTAGATGTCATCCCAACTTATGTGATTCAAGAGGCTAGACAATGgcatgaaaaattcaaaaaaccaGTTATCATCCAGGAATATGGAGGCGATACTTTGGAAGGCTTACATTTTGTaagaatattatgtttttcataaatatcgtATCtaacatttcattaatttctagACACCCAGTTATATTTGGTCCGAGGAATATCAGGTGGAATTGATGTCCAAACATTTCCAGGCTTTTGATGCTTTAAGAAAGGAAAATTTCTTTATAGGGGAATTCATATGGAATTTCGCCGACTTCAAAACTGCCCAGAGTAAGTTTTCTtccatttcaaaaatttttagtagatCAAGTAAgtgtctaaatttataaatacaatttatcacttgttaattttatgtttagctTACACCAGAGTCGGTGGAAACAAAAAAGGCATCTTCACTAGAAACAGACAGCCCAAAGCCAGTGCTCATCATTTAAGAAGAAGATATTGGGCTTTAGCTAAAGAGTACAACAGCAACGTTACACTGCCATCAGATCtcgataattatattatttcaacccATGACGAACTgtgatattaaaaactaatagcaaattgttttaaaataattattaaaattttaagtacaaaACGTTTAACCTCTATTAAAGGACCTAATTAAAGCAcacatttgtaatttatttctttatttcatataatacttatacaattatacagtaataaatatgaatgacAAGTTTTGTCAAAGGaaacttataaacaaaaattacaaattcccTAAAATTTTCTactaaatttaccaaatacgtgttacatatttgatttatacatatatagcTCGTTATAAGCATAGCATGTGTCTATAGGGGTAAAACAACgtcagtaattataaaaataaagttatagatattttttaacaagcgACTACAAGAAGATTAGATTCCAAAAACGTCTCCCAACGTCAATATTAATATGCCATTTTACTATTCAAACCAAATCGTAACTTAGCTTACACACCTGTGAGTTTTTagtaatgattaatttatattttaaatcgtaAAACAGCAagttaatatatcaaaaaagaaaatgtaatatttcagTCACATGGTCATAAATATAGGAGTCAACCTACATATGCCAGCcccttaaataaactttaaaacattgcaactgataataaataaattgtgctaacttttatatacacattttGCAAACTAAACTTGTATAGTATATTTAACtggtaaaattgaaaatgttttaataaaaaaacttgaatGTAAAGGGggaatgtataataatatatttttaaatatttacagcaAATCAAATATAACAAGAAATAAGAACTACGAATCCTTCCAAAAACCAATAAAACCCTGTACATTCACTGAAAGTGCCATTCAAGGAAAATACCTATGTgtcaacatttattaaatactgcatatgaaatgaaattattgagGCCTTAAATATTACGTTTGGTAATATGGTGATAGATTTTTCTTAGATTGGTACATGTATCATTTCTATAATAAGCTTTAATTGTAACATCATCTGAAAACATTGAGatcatacataaaatgaaatagttAAAGCATTTTTGTGGATCATCATCAGAGATGTTTCTTTCCCAACATACAACAAATACAATTCTATACATATTCTTAACACCTTTTCGAGTTTACCAATAAAcgagttaataaatatattgagaaAATTACATACATCTGGTCATAATATTAATCGGATAAATCTCTCTCATTCACGCAACTCGCAAttcctttatttttcaaattctcgTCTATATTCAATTACTTTATAAAgagattaaacaaaatatacaattcgagaaaaacatataataaattaaaaaatcacattttcttctttaaattaacagaaaCATTAATAACAGCTTCTTAAAATGActagaaaattttaacttttcctATATCCTACATGTTATTTATTCACATATggaatccataaataataattaaaacatttgagGCGACTTCCCAAAAAATCACAACCGTCGTCAATGTCTCCAAATTGCTAGACTCTGtttggttaataaattatgaaacaaatcatagaatattttagtacGTTTTAAGTTCTAAAATGTTATAGAGTTAAACATAGAGATACACATTAAgcattaagtttaataaaccaGTATGGATTCCATAGTAATTAAATCTCATTTATTATTCACGCTCACCATAACCTCGTTCGTTTCCTTGAGGTTTTGAGGATTCCTCCTTGATGATTTGGACCTGATTTGTCCCGCCAACAAAGGATTAATGGCGTAAAGCCAATCGTGAACCTCTTTCTCATGAAGAGTTTGCAACAAGTAACCACGGTGTTTGCTTACTACGCTGAAAGTATTCGGGAGACGAACCATGGCCAACTGATCTTCAGAGTATTCGACTTGAGCTGTTGCCAAATTAATCAGAGCTCTTTCCACTGGATCCTTCTCATCACGGAAGATAAATACGTACGGACGTCGAACAGCCTACAAAGAACATTTAATGCATCTCTAACAATCTTAAAATAGACCAATATTTCAACTTACCACCCATCTCTTCTTCCAACCATGTGTCTTGTGCTCGAGCACGTTCAAATATCCCTTCCTGGCAACGACGGGTGAAATTCTGATTTCTTCCATGTCGGGAACGTAGAGCACCAGCTCGGGATCTCTTGGTCCGGGCGATGAAACCGGCACGGGAGGGAATGGTGCGCATTCGCCCGGCAATGGAGCTCTTTCCGGCGAGCTCAGTTCTATCGAACCGTTGGACATGATGCTGGAGATCATGCTGGTGCTCATATCGGTCATCTCTTCCGAGGGACTGGTCACATCGGTGTCCTTGGACTTGGCGGGGTCGGAGCGAGAGCGTCCTTGGATCAAGCGTACACACTTCATCACTAGTTCTTTCTCGCTGTCATTATATTCGTAAGAGTCGAGGTTTCCTAAAATAGACAACAAGTTATTTAGGATACTCGAGATATATCAGATCTTTACCACCGTTGTTGAGATTGTTGTTTTTAGCGACCATGTTACAGACTTCCTTTTCGCTCTTGGTATATTCCAATTGGTATTTGTTGCTGTTCAAAGCTCTGTCCAAGCCCAGCCTCTCTCTTAATAACAAAGTATGACGTACGCGTTCAACTTCTTCTAAACGAGTTAACTTTTCCAACTCCCACTGATGGTCAAAAATCAAAGAATCACCCCTAGGTCTCCAACCGTGGAGATTCTCCTCTCCTCTTACATAAGTGGAACTGGTGTCAAGCACTCTGCGCTGGCGTCTTTGCACTCCTtgaattatcaattataatatttagttactgTTAATGGTAAAGTAAACATCATCGGAGACggtattacttttttattgaaagaaTACTACctccaaatattttatcttaataaatcAACAGTTCACAAAAGTATTGGAAAATGGAAAACAAGTTTCCAATGTTTGATAATAGCTAAGTTTAGACATGCACATTCgcagataaatattaattttaatacccaAATTTgggtctttaaatatttatctaagtGTTTTCCATGCAACAAGCAAGAAAAGGGTGAGTgggttataaatatatacataaaggCAGGGGAAGAGGACACTAAACTGGGGATCTACCTGGACTACCTGCTTCACTAGCACGACGCAGCAACAATTCGTAGACTCCAGACAATCGGTTAGCTTCGGCATTTCTGTAACTTCCAGAGAACAGATGCTTCAAAGATCGAGGTCCGGTACGCGCGTCTCTTCCGTACATCACCATGCTGAGGTCTTTGGTGATAATTGCTGGACGACCACAATTTTCGAgctataacattaaaatgatttagttTAAGATATAAATGGTAACGTGTAAACCAATACTCACTTCTAAATAAGCAGATATGGTCATAAAGATCTGTTCTCCCTGCGATGTAACTCTGTTCAACAGAGGAGAGTTGTGTAAGGAACTGTCCCAAGCAGCTTCGAATCTGAACATCACCCTGTCGTCACCAGGAATTTCCAAATATTCGCCAGGGAATAATCCCAAAGAAAGTACGGAATTGTCGTTGTCCTCATCTTCGTCTGATTCAGGTGTATTGCGGATTCTACCGACGACTAATTCGCGTACATCTCTCCATTTTATTTCAGCCGCTTGATCATGGACTATTGTGATGCGTATACGACGTTGAATACCCTACAGTTGTAAACAATATTAGATGctgtattattaaaaccatTTAGAATCTCACCTGGTGAAGTAGGAACAATCCTCTACATGGTAAGTCATCACTGTGTTCGACAACAACAGGAACGTACTCTCCATTGGGTGCCAACTCGCAAATTTCGAACCATACCAAGACGTCTACCTTGGCGTGAATATGGGCGGTGCATGGTGAAGGCAAAGCGCCAAATTTGCTAGATCTTACTGGTTGTGAAATTGGTATAGAAGGTGGCAACATTCTACGCGGTGGTTGACGAACTGATCCCTCAAGTTTTGCGTCTTTGTGCAATGGATGCTGTTGATAATGACCAAACACCTCGAAGACGATTGGCTGCGTCTTGATGTAGTCTATGAATGACTTTGTCGTAGAAACGGTAATCTACAAGAGAAATGGCAATGAGCATCATCCTgcagttataataaaaaacttacattCTGGACGTGATAAAAGCCTAATGGCGTGCCTTTGCCGGTATTTTTGACAGGTTCTGTTGAAAAAGCTTCATCATGTCGGTGTAAGAAACTGCAAAGAAATttctcatttaataaaaataaccaacGATCAAACTTGAAACTTACTTGAATTGGCAGAAGATGTCTGCGTATTCAGTGGAAATGCCAACAGCTTGTAAAACGGTCACTCTAAAGGTAAATTCTTTTCCAACGGCGAGGTGGTCTGGAATTTCTTCCTCCTTTAAGTCTGAAGATACCGAGCTGTCTCCTCTTCCAGAATCGGCGTCACATTCTATAAGTTCATCCAGTTTAATAGGATCAATGTTATTGTGTCCTTCTATGATTCTTTCTTCCAAGTTATGCATATTTCTGTCCATTATTgctatgataataaatattacataagacaatttactttttagagATAGTTGCAATAACTAATCTACAAGGAAATAATTGGGAAATACTTTATAAACGAGATTATTTAGGATTTTCGAGTGTCttctgttatttattaatagaaataaaatgtgcGAAACATAGAAGTGTAGAAGGGAATAgcgataaaattataaattaccttTCGGATTGGATTCAAACGCAATCCTGGCACTCTGCCGAACTCCAACTTGATCAGAGTTGTCCTCATCAATGACAGCTTGTACAGCAACTCTCAAATAACCTCTAACATCTCCCTTTTCACTCACAATTGCGACTTTATGGATCAAGGTAACGGGATACAATAAATTGCTGAGATACACAAATCCACGTCCAAC from Aethina tumida isolate Nest 87 chromosome 1, icAetTumi1.1, whole genome shotgun sequence includes:
- the LOC109600292 gene encoding beta-glucuronidase, with the protein product MAFIQFLLATLFCVATCEIYKGGILYPKESETREVLSLDGLWNFALPENSRPFEGFEDHWYKKSLKSLIGKDVQLMPVPSSYNDITTDANLRDYVGLVWYDRNFFVPQHWSNIGRVWIRFESVSYAAQVWINGQLVMSHEIGHLPFHTEITNYLKYGKENRVTVACDNTLLADTIPQGKVGELDTGRLIQTYTFDFFNYAGIHRPVKLYTTPKSYIDDISVESFIRDNKAWLEYNVTLINAQNMSCRVSLVDKTNKIVATNLDSETQGILRVDSPNLWWPYLMHPEPGYLYNFQVELYDDHCGQLIDKYVQRVGLRSISWTNTSLLINNHPVYLHGFGRHEDSDIRGKGLDLPLIIRDYNLIKWVGANAYRTSHYPYAEEIMDLADEYGIMIIDECSAVNTEFFLETLLAKHKISLSELIKRDKNRPSVIMWSVSNEPRTQYAQAKDYFRQVIEHVKTLDRSRPTTIVEAQSASVVQSSQYVDIISFNRYNGWYSNGGNLDVIPTYVIQEARQWHEKFKKPVIIQEYGGDTLEGLHFTPSYIWSEEYQVELMSKHFQAFDALRKENFFIGEFIWNFADFKTAQTYTRVGGNKKGIFTRNRQPKASAHHLRRRYWALAKEYNSNVTLPSDLDNYIISTHDEL